In a single window of the Streptomyces sp. NBC_00353 genome:
- a CDS encoding alanine racemase — protein MLQRLLLEEAPLAADHPVTQAGLAELAGLADERVDHRFKALPPDAEGLTVGALAAERRNLFTGGFTTPVLALSAESVEHNLALLETYAERHGLAFAPHGKTSMSPQLFADQLKRGAWGITAAVPHQARVYRAYGIQRIFLANELVDPVALRWLARELAADPDFRFVCYVDSVRGVELMDEALRAAGTSRPVDVVVELGAGEGARTGARTEADCAAVADAVASTGTLRLVGVAGYEGEVPDASPERVREWLRRLVALAADFDKAGRFAGADAILVSAGGSAWFDAVAEVFAEIPELSVPVVKLLRSGAYVSHDDGHYRRITPFNRVSEEGTLQPAFRLWAQVVSRPSAEQAFLNAGKRDAAYDLDLPEAQVIRSGRDGSVRAATGVTVTGLSDQHTWMRTEAGAELEVGDWVGMGLSHPCTSFDKWQLIPLVEADGTVTDYIRTFF, from the coding sequence ATGTTGCAACGATTACTTCTTGAGGAGGCTCCCTTGGCCGCCGACCACCCGGTCACCCAGGCTGGACTCGCCGAACTCGCCGGACTTGCCGACGAACGGGTCGACCACCGCTTCAAGGCACTCCCGCCCGATGCGGAGGGCCTGACCGTCGGCGCCCTGGCCGCCGAACGCCGCAACCTCTTCACCGGCGGCTTCACCACCCCGGTCCTCGCCCTGTCCGCCGAGTCGGTCGAGCACAACCTCGCCCTCCTGGAGACGTACGCGGAACGCCACGGCCTCGCGTTCGCCCCGCACGGCAAGACCTCCATGTCCCCGCAGCTCTTCGCCGACCAGCTGAAGCGCGGCGCGTGGGGCATCACCGCGGCCGTCCCGCACCAGGCGCGGGTCTACCGGGCGTACGGCATCCAGCGGATCTTCCTCGCCAACGAGCTCGTCGACCCGGTGGCGCTGCGCTGGCTGGCCCGCGAGCTGGCGGCCGACCCGGACTTCCGCTTCGTCTGTTACGTGGACTCGGTGCGCGGTGTCGAGCTGATGGACGAGGCCCTGCGCGCCGCGGGCACCTCCCGCCCGGTGGACGTCGTGGTGGAGCTGGGAGCGGGCGAGGGCGCCCGCACCGGTGCGCGTACCGAGGCCGACTGCGCGGCGGTCGCCGACGCGGTGGCTTCGACGGGAACCCTGCGGCTGGTGGGCGTCGCCGGCTACGAGGGCGAGGTGCCTGACGCGTCGCCGGAGCGCGTACGGGAGTGGCTGCGCCGGCTCGTCGCGCTGGCGGCGGACTTCGACAAGGCGGGCCGGTTCGCCGGTGCGGACGCGATTCTGGTCAGCGCGGGCGGCAGCGCGTGGTTCGACGCGGTGGCCGAGGTCTTCGCCGAGATTCCCGAACTCTCCGTACCGGTCGTGAAGTTGCTGCGCTCCGGTGCGTACGTCTCGCACGACGACGGTCACTACCGGCGGATCACGCCGTTCAACCGGGTGTCCGAGGAGGGGACGCTGCAGCCGGCCTTCCGGCTGTGGGCGCAGGTCGTGTCGCGTCCCTCCGCCGAGCAGGCGTTCCTCAACGCGGGGAAGCGGGACGCGGCGTACGACCTCGACCTCCCGGAGGCGCAGGTGATCCGGTCCGGGCGCGACGGCTCGGTGCGGGCGGCGACGGGGGTGACGGTCACGGGGCTGTCGGACCAGCACACGTGGATGCGGACCGAGGCGGGGGCTGAGCTCGAGGTCGGCGACTGGGTGGGGATGGGTCTTTCGCATCCGTGCACATCGTTCGACAAGTGGCAGCTGATTCCGCTGGTCGAGGCGGACGGCACGGTCACGGACTACATCCGCACATTCTTCTGA
- a CDS encoding N-acyl-D-amino-acid deacylase family protein — protein MPRTPAPQSPEGLERPACTGGRARADRRPRRRSRCKVRGGAGEAAPSPKGCTTMDLVIRNAGVIDGTGAPSYRADVGIAEGRIAEIHPEGAPGPRPTATRTLDATGLALSPGFIDMHAHSDLALLRDPDHSAKAAQGVTLEVLGQDGLSYAPVDDRTLTEVRKAITGWNGDGSDVDFDWRTVGEYLDRLDRNFGGQGIAVNAAYLIPQGTVRMYAVGWDDRPATEAELTRMKELVAQGMTEGAVGMSSGLTYTPGMYAKDAELAELCRVVAEHGGYYCPHHRSYGAGALAAYEEMVQLTVDAGCPLHLAHATMNFGVNKGRAPELIALLDRAIASGADISLDTYPYTPGSTTLVAMLPSWASEGGPESVLTRLADDGAAERIRHHMEVLGSDGCHGVPIEWDTIEISGVSVPELAGHVGRTVAESARMRGEEPWVTARRLLVDDGLGTTILQHVGHEENVRQIMRHRVHTGGSDGILQGDKPHPRAYGTFPQYLGRYARELGILSLEECVAHLTSRPAARLRLPDRGYVREGYRADLVLFDPETVAAGSTFEEPRTLPVGIPHVLIDGRFVIEDGRRTSVLAGRAVRSTP, from the coding sequence CTGCCCCGGACCCCCGCTCCTCAATCGCCGGAGGGGCTTGAAAGGCCCGCCTGCACGGGCGGACGAGCAAGGGCCGATCGCCGGCCTCGCCGGCGTTCGAGGTGCAAGGTCCGGGGCGGGGCGGGGGAAGCGGCACCGTCACCGAAAGGCTGCACAACCATGGACCTCGTCATCCGCAACGCCGGCGTCATCGACGGCACCGGCGCCCCCTCCTACCGGGCCGATGTCGGAATCGCCGAAGGCCGGATCGCCGAGATCCACCCCGAGGGCGCCCCGGGGCCCCGCCCCACCGCCACCCGCACCCTGGACGCCACCGGCCTCGCCCTCTCCCCCGGTTTCATCGACATGCACGCCCACAGCGACCTGGCCCTTCTCCGCGATCCGGATCACAGCGCGAAGGCCGCCCAGGGCGTCACCCTCGAAGTCCTCGGCCAGGACGGCCTGTCGTACGCCCCCGTCGACGACCGCACCCTCACCGAGGTGCGGAAGGCGATCACCGGCTGGAACGGTGATGGTTCGGACGTCGACTTCGACTGGCGCACGGTCGGCGAATACCTGGACCGCCTCGACCGCAACTTCGGCGGCCAGGGCATCGCGGTCAACGCCGCGTACCTGATCCCGCAGGGCACGGTCCGGATGTACGCGGTCGGCTGGGACGACCGCCCGGCCACCGAGGCCGAGCTGACCCGGATGAAGGAGCTCGTGGCCCAGGGCATGACGGAGGGCGCGGTCGGCATGTCGTCCGGCCTCACCTACACCCCGGGCATGTACGCCAAGGACGCCGAACTCGCAGAACTGTGCCGGGTCGTGGCGGAGCACGGCGGCTACTACTGCCCGCACCACCGCTCGTACGGCGCGGGCGCACTGGCCGCGTACGAGGAAATGGTGCAGCTCACCGTTGACGCCGGCTGCCCTCTCCATCTCGCCCACGCCACCATGAACTTCGGCGTGAACAAGGGCAGGGCCCCCGAGCTGATCGCCCTGCTGGACCGGGCCATCGCCTCGGGCGCCGACATCTCCCTCGACACCTACCCGTACACCCCCGGCTCCACGACGCTCGTCGCGATGCTGCCGAGCTGGGCGAGCGAGGGCGGACCCGAGTCGGTCCTCACGCGCCTCGCGGACGACGGGGCGGCGGAGCGGATCCGGCACCACATGGAGGTCCTCGGTTCGGACGGCTGTCACGGGGTGCCGATCGAGTGGGACACGATCGAGATCTCCGGCGTCAGCGTGCCGGAGCTCGCCGGACATGTCGGCCGAACGGTCGCCGAGTCCGCACGGATGCGCGGCGAGGAGCCCTGGGTCACCGCCCGCCGCCTGCTCGTCGACGACGGGCTCGGCACGACGATCCTCCAGCACGTGGGCCACGAGGAGAACGTCCGGCAGATCATGCGGCACCGCGTCCACACGGGCGGCAGCGACGGCATTCTCCAGGGCGACAAGCCGCACCCGCGGGCGTACGGCACGTTCCCGCAGTATCTCGGCCGGTATGCAAGGGAGTTGGGCATCCTCTCGCTGGAGGAGTGCGTCGCCCACCTCACGTCGCGCCCGGCAGCCCGGCTGCGCCTGCCCGACCGGGGGTACGTACGCGAGGGCTACCGCGCCGACCTCGTCCTCTTCGACCCGGAGACGGTGGCGGCGGGCTCGACGTTCGAGGAGCCGCGCACGTTGCCGGTGGGCATCCCGCACGTCCTGATCGACGGCCGGTTCGTTATCGAGGACGGCAGGCGGACTTCCGTACTGGCAGGGCGGGCGGTCCGGTCGACGCCGTAG